One genomic segment of Candidatus Wallbacteria bacterium includes these proteins:
- a CDS encoding type 1 glutamine amidotransferase domain-containing protein, with product MTNKIIVLFLVALFSLCLQAAGQGINVLIVVTSYDGLLAPGHYTGYWGEELFTPYEIFKSAGFNVTLASPKGGRPPLDPASSNPEIDQLVKSWKMRKTLDRTIPLSEARPENYDAMFIVGGHGVLFDLVDNRDLARVVRGMAAKGKVISAVCHGLAALVNIKGTNGLPILAGHEVTGFSAAEEKAAGLLEAVSASPLKDQLESRLNEVSGGGYSCGPEWLPKVTVSGNFVTGQNPGSSKLTALTVKQLLTRTWFVSTASKIQICYFDGFTPQAITQSDKKTDLIPLHTDRLPEVNKWTLSDALASRFPLPVYPEPDKQFVLLKYYQYPAAFDLGKTVKAFWEPFDLGSAYPGTYLLSTLQNPGNVLIKRTAIGSVKRQFGDFSISQDELDSHIPYASIFISTVGSLPEGLSALQRRDWYIKGLKTFREEICAFFFKNEAVNVGQVAAIPPGFFPHPEGNQKYVAGFLPIYYKKQGEAGYRVFEILAWGK from the coding sequence ATGACAAATAAGATCATTGTACTGTTTCTGGTTGCGCTGTTCTCGTTATGCCTGCAGGCAGCAGGACAAGGTATAAATGTCCTGATAGTAGTCACAAGTTATGACGGACTCCTGGCCCCAGGGCATTATACAGGTTACTGGGGTGAAGAGCTTTTTACGCCTTATGAGATATTCAAATCTGCCGGATTCAACGTGACACTGGCATCCCCGAAAGGCGGCAGGCCTCCGCTTGATCCTGCGAGCAGCAATCCGGAAATAGATCAGCTGGTCAAAAGCTGGAAAATGCGAAAGACGCTGGACCGGACGATACCTCTCTCTGAAGCCAGGCCGGAAAATTACGATGCAATGTTCATTGTAGGCGGGCACGGGGTGCTGTTTGACCTGGTCGACAACAGGGATCTGGCGCGAGTGGTGAGAGGCATGGCTGCAAAAGGGAAGGTGATTTCAGCTGTCTGCCACGGCCTTGCAGCTCTGGTAAACATCAAAGGAACAAATGGTTTACCCATACTGGCCGGCCATGAAGTGACCGGATTTTCAGCAGCTGAGGAAAAGGCAGCCGGCCTGCTGGAAGCTGTGTCTGCCTCGCCGCTAAAGGATCAGCTTGAATCCAGGCTGAATGAAGTCAGCGGTGGCGGATATTCCTGCGGTCCGGAATGGCTTCCCAAAGTGACTGTCAGCGGCAACTTTGTCACAGGACAGAATCCTGGATCCTCTAAATTGACTGCCCTGACTGTCAAACAACTGCTGACCAGGACATGGTTCGTAAGCACTGCCTCTAAAATCCAGATTTGTTATTTTGACGGCTTTACTCCTCAGGCAATCACTCAGTCTGATAAAAAGACAGATCTCATACCGCTGCACACTGACAGACTGCCAGAAGTCAACAAATGGACTCTGTCTGATGCGCTGGCATCCAGATTTCCCCTTCCCGTATATCCGGAACCTGATAAGCAATTCGTGCTTCTGAAGTATTATCAATATCCGGCAGCTTTCGATTTAGGGAAAACAGTCAAAGCTTTCTGGGAACCTTTCGATCTTGGCAGCGCCTATCCAGGAACTTATCTGCTTTCCACCCTTCAAAACCCTGGTAATGTCCTGATCAAGAGAACAGCCATCGGATCAGTAAAGAGACAATTCGGGGATTTTTCCATTTCCCAGGATGAACTTGATTCCCATATTCCGTATGCCTCGATTTTCATCTCAACTGTAGGAAGCTTACCAGAAGGACTGTCCGCTCTGCAGCGGAGGGACTGGTATATCAAAGGTTTGAAGACTTTCCGCGAAGAAATCTGTGCCTTTTTTTTCAAGAATGAAGCAGTGAACGTGGGTCAGGTCGCTGCGATTCCTCCTGGTTTTTTCCCCCATCCTGAAGGCAATCAAAAATATGTCGCCGGATTTCTGCCGATCTATTACAAGAAACAAGGTGAAGCAGGATACAGAGTTTTTGAAATACTGGCCTGGGGTAAGTAA